One genomic segment of Amycolatopsis sp. WQ 127309 includes these proteins:
- the rimM gene encoding ribosome maturation factor RimM (Essential for efficient processing of 16S rRNA), whose translation MDVVAGRIAKAHGIRGELAVDVRTDSPEERFKVGAAVTTKLRDGSKRELTIAAAREHSGRLLVRFEEVLTRDVAETLRGALLLVDTDALPPTTDPDEFYDHELAGLRAELLDGTVLGKVVEVVHSPAGELLELDVEGREVLVPFVRAIVPTVDVAGGRVVLDPPEGLLDA comes from the coding sequence ATGGACGTCGTAGCAGGCCGCATCGCCAAGGCGCACGGAATCCGCGGGGAACTCGCGGTCGACGTGCGCACGGATTCGCCGGAAGAGCGGTTCAAGGTCGGTGCGGCCGTCACGACGAAGCTGCGTGACGGCAGCAAAAGGGAACTCACCATCGCAGCCGCCCGCGAACACAGCGGGCGGCTGCTGGTGCGTTTCGAGGAGGTCCTGACCCGCGACGTCGCCGAGACGCTGCGGGGCGCGCTGCTGCTCGTCGACACCGACGCGCTGCCGCCGACCACCGACCCCGACGAGTTCTACGACCACGAGCTGGCCGGCCTGCGGGCCGAGCTGCTCGACGGCACCGTCCTCGGCAAGGTCGTCGAGGTCGTCCACTCGCCCGCGGGCGAGCTGCTGGAGCTCGACGTCGAAGGCCGCGAAGTGCTGGTGCCCTTCGTGCGGGCGATCGTCCCCACCGTGGACGTCGCCGGCGGCCGGGTCGTGCTCGACCCGCCGGAAGGGCTGCTGGACGCCTGA
- the trmD gene encoding tRNA (guanosine(37)-N1)-methyltransferase TrmD has translation MRIDVVTIFPEYLDPLRAALLGRAIDRGLIEVGVHDLREWTHDVHRAVDDAPYGGGPGMVMKPQIWGPALDDVCRPETRLVVPTPAGRPFTQELAHAYAEEKHLVFACGRYEGIDQRVVDDAARRMPVDEVSIGDYVLVGGEAAVLVMVEAVVRLLPGVLGNARSAAEDSFSDGLLEGPSYTRPEVWRELPVPEVLRSGNHALIDRWRRDQALDRTARRRPDLLAALPEGSLDKHDRGVLEGLSAADPERA, from the coding sequence ATGCGGATCGACGTCGTCACCATCTTCCCCGAATACCTCGACCCGCTGCGTGCCGCGCTGCTGGGCCGGGCCATCGACCGTGGCCTCATCGAGGTCGGCGTGCACGACCTGCGCGAATGGACCCACGACGTCCACCGCGCCGTCGACGACGCGCCGTACGGCGGCGGCCCCGGCATGGTCATGAAGCCGCAGATCTGGGGCCCGGCGCTGGACGACGTCTGCCGTCCGGAGACCCGGCTGGTCGTGCCGACGCCGGCCGGGCGCCCCTTCACGCAGGAGCTCGCGCACGCGTACGCCGAGGAGAAGCACCTCGTCTTCGCGTGCGGCCGCTACGAGGGCATCGACCAGCGCGTCGTCGACGACGCCGCCCGCCGGATGCCGGTCGACGAGGTGTCGATCGGCGACTACGTCCTGGTCGGCGGCGAGGCGGCGGTGCTCGTCATGGTCGAGGCCGTCGTCCGGCTGCTGCCCGGCGTGCTCGGCAACGCCCGCTCGGCCGCCGAGGACTCCTTCTCCGACGGCCTGCTCGAAGGGCCCAGCTACACGCGGCCCGAGGTGTGGCGGGAGCTGCCGGTGCCCGAGGTGCTGCGGTCCGGGAACCATGCCCTGATCGACCGCTGGCGCCGTGACCAGGCCCTTGATCGCACCGCCCGCCGCCGCCCCGACCTCTTGGCCGCGTTGCCGGAAGGCAGTCTGGACAAGCACGATCGCGGGGTCCTGGAGGGCTTGAGCGCCGCCGACCCCGAGCGGGCTTAG
- the rplS gene encoding 50S ribosomal protein L19, translating to MNTLDALDKQSLRSDIPAFRPGDTLKVHVRVIEGNRERNQVFQGVVIRRQGGGIRETFTVRKVSFGVGVERTFPVHSPNVAEVEVHKRGDVRRAKLYYLRDLRGKKAKIKERRENRETAN from the coding sequence ATGAACACCCTGGACGCGCTGGACAAGCAGTCACTGCGTTCCGACATCCCGGCCTTCCGCCCGGGCGACACGCTCAAGGTGCACGTCCGCGTCATCGAGGGCAACCGCGAGCGCAACCAGGTCTTCCAGGGCGTCGTGATCCGCCGTCAGGGCGGCGGCATCCGGGAGACCTTCACCGTTCGCAAGGTCTCCTTCGGTGTCGGCGTGGAGCGCACCTTCCCGGTGCACTCGCCGAACGTGGCCGAGGTCGAGGTCCACAAGCGCGGCGACGTGCGGCGCGCGAAGCTGTACTACCTGCGCGACCTGCGCGGCAAGAAGGCCAAGATCAAGGAGCGTCGCGAGAACCGCGAGACGGCTAACTGA
- the lepB gene encoding signal peptidase I — MAEPVSQNAPEDDPDRSEENQPRLSRSEERGGARRRRAKPAKKRSFWKELPILLVIALVLTILIQTFLAKVFMIPSGSMEATLHGCPGCTGDRILVDRVTYDFTEPGPGDVVVFKGPQAWINNEIPPQESSNIVVRGLRGLGSLVGFAPPDERDFVKRVIAVGGQTVQCCDPQGRVIVDGKALDEPYVYWEDPSNPNEKPFEPVKVPAGMVWVMGDNRNNSDDSRFQGGGGVNGAVPVDNIIGKARIIVLPPGRWGGITDHNPQESAQPVALGAPAYQSGLPLGAGIAAAWPALFLGRKLKSGLRRTAGRKS, encoded by the coding sequence GTGGCCGAACCCGTGTCCCAGAACGCTCCTGAGGATGACCCCGATCGCTCCGAGGAGAACCAGCCCCGGCTGTCCCGCTCCGAGGAGCGCGGGGGCGCCCGCCGCAGGCGAGCAAAGCCCGCCAAGAAACGGTCGTTCTGGAAGGAACTGCCGATCCTGCTCGTGATCGCCCTGGTGCTCACGATCCTGATCCAGACATTCCTGGCGAAGGTCTTCATGATCCCCTCGGGGTCGATGGAGGCCACCCTCCACGGGTGCCCCGGATGCACCGGTGACCGGATCCTCGTCGATCGGGTCACTTACGACTTCACCGAGCCCGGCCCGGGCGACGTGGTCGTGTTCAAGGGCCCGCAGGCGTGGATCAACAACGAGATCCCGCCGCAGGAGTCGAGCAACATCGTGGTCCGCGGGCTCCGCGGCCTCGGCTCGCTGGTCGGGTTCGCCCCGCCGGACGAGCGCGACTTCGTCAAGCGGGTGATCGCGGTCGGCGGCCAGACCGTCCAGTGCTGCGACCCGCAGGGCCGCGTGATCGTGGACGGCAAGGCGCTCGACGAGCCGTACGTCTACTGGGAAGACCCGTCCAACCCGAACGAGAAGCCCTTCGAACCGGTCAAGGTTCCCGCGGGGATGGTCTGGGTGATGGGCGACAACCGCAACAACTCCGACGACTCGCGGTTCCAGGGCGGCGGCGGCGTGAACGGTGCGGTCCCGGTCGACAACATCATCGGCAAGGCGCGGATCATCGTCCTGCCGCCGGGCCGATGGGGCGGGATCACCGACCACAACCCCCAGGAATCGGCTCAGCCGGTGGCGCTCGGCGCGCCGGCGTATCAGAGCGGGCTCCCGCTCGGAGCCGGGATCGCGGCGGCCTGGCCGGCGCTGTTCCTCGGGCGCAAGCTCAAGTCCGGACTGCGCCGGACGGCCGGGCGGAAAAGCTAG
- a CDS encoding ribonuclease HII: MVRGDLFWGLQGALDRRGLGPVAGVDEAGAGACAGPLVIAACVLKQGDAARLTELTDSKLMTAKARDRVYDLVLARAVDYSVIVVPTAEVDLYGIRVMNLEGMRRAAAALRVAPGYILTDGFRVPGLTAPNAAVIKGDRTVAAIAAASVLAKVTRDRIMAGHHDDLPHYGFDVHKGYSTADHLSALREHGPSDVHRWSYTNVATAAIAHGMRPERPVVLTYAALEKAMEKDAGASLAAVLDEALDPQLSLPLHAPSAGVGHNERSAGGAGARSRGGARIS; this comes from the coding sequence GTGGTGCGCGGCGACCTCTTCTGGGGTCTGCAGGGCGCACTCGACCGCCGTGGCCTCGGCCCGGTCGCCGGTGTGGACGAAGCCGGGGCCGGCGCGTGCGCGGGCCCGCTCGTGATCGCGGCGTGCGTGCTCAAACAAGGCGACGCGGCGCGGCTCACCGAGCTGACGGACTCCAAGCTGATGACGGCCAAGGCGCGTGACCGGGTCTACGACCTGGTCCTCGCCCGGGCCGTCGACTACTCGGTGATCGTCGTCCCGACCGCCGAGGTCGACCTCTACGGCATCCGGGTGATGAACCTCGAAGGCATGCGCCGCGCCGCGGCGGCGTTGCGCGTGGCACCGGGCTACATCCTCACCGACGGGTTCCGCGTCCCGGGCCTCACCGCCCCGAACGCCGCGGTGATCAAGGGCGACCGGACGGTGGCCGCCATCGCGGCCGCGTCGGTGCTGGCGAAGGTGACCCGGGACCGCATCATGGCCGGTCACCACGACGACCTGCCGCACTACGGTTTCGACGTGCACAAGGGATACAGCACGGCGGACCACCTGTCGGCGCTGCGCGAACACGGGCCCAGCGACGTCCACCGCTGGTCGTACACGAACGTCGCCACGGCGGCGATCGCGCACGGCATGCGGCCCGAGCGCCCGGTCGTCCTGACCTACGCGGCACTGGAGAAAGCCATGGAGAAGGACGCCGGTGCGAGCCTGGCCGCCGTCCTCGACGAAGCTTTGGACCCACAACTCAGCCTGCCGTTGCATGCCCCGAGCGCCGGCGTAGGTCACAATGAACGCTCCGCCGGCGGAGCAGGAGCACGATCCCGAGGAGGGGCGCGGATTTCATGA
- a CDS encoding DUF2469 domain-containing protein, giving the protein MSAEDLEKYETEMELSLYREYRDIVGQFSYVVETERRFYLANAVDVQVRDGGGEVYFEVRMSDAWVWDMYRPARFVKHVRVITFKDVNVEELDKPDLRLPEDGPFSG; this is encoded by the coding sequence ATGAGCGCAGAGGATCTCGAGAAGTACGAGACCGAGATGGAGCTCTCGCTGTACCGCGAGTACCGCGACATCGTCGGCCAGTTCTCGTACGTGGTGGAGACCGAGCGGCGGTTCTACCTGGCCAACGCGGTGGACGTCCAGGTCCGCGACGGCGGTGGCGAGGTGTACTTCGAGGTCCGCATGTCCGACGCGTGGGTCTGGGACATGTACCGCCCCGCCCGGTTCGTCAAGCACGTGCGGGTGATCACCTTCAAGGACGTCAACGTCGAGGAGCTGGACAAGCCGGACCTCCGGCTTCCCGAAGACGGCCCGTTCTCGGGCTGA